In Porites lutea chromosome 7, jaPorLute2.1, whole genome shotgun sequence, a single window of DNA contains:
- the LOC140943227 gene encoding alpha-(1,3)-fucosyltransferase 7-like, which yields MGMKRKILLSTVLLAVVILFTEVFVLNDYLPSIKKHHKRPARLSKTEELIHFKPDSRTRTRNKPVSRKKNATVLNGPSRLKTESVTQNQNEVNLIPNRLSDKVNGIDNRIMRKKLQVLPGGKSSSVTQVKLKNQKSKRAKSTAKRVKTGKRVLIYTPLFTDKPWQGINDTYGFTHYRGAPCPVTNCSLTYRHRLFPRSDVVIFHGQDMPDTFELEELNSRRPKGQIWIYFVLESPSNAKDTYFFRDMFNWTMTYERNADVFLPYGSYVTLKPGEKSSYEQINPDKKDRLVVWTVSNCGGLRDWFVRELKNHIRVDIFGSCADNVYQPHLQDEECEKDSPECENLLKRYKFQLAFENGNCVDYVTEKYWGGPLELGIVPVVLGGANYSEMAIPGSYINVFDFDSIKTLADYLLYLDKNDTAYMEYFVWRKLYKVDGYLTGATFNKHYPWTCDICAKAQNPKRKSYKRISDFRDASTHCGLHEDKLYELMSPDGDNDFRSIENRNSAATADISREDSQEDDEEENEDDEEDSAWDKEENAEENTDKMKENKEGNDESNTVIKGRKK from the coding sequence ATGGGTATGAAACGAAAAATTCTGTTATCGACCGTCCTTTTGGCGGTTGTGATACTCTTCACAGAAGTATTTGTTTTGAACGATTACCTTCCTTCAATTAAAAAGCATCATAAGAGACCGGCTCGACTGTCTAAGACTGAGGAACTAATTCATTTTAAGCCTGACTCGCGCACTCGGACAAGAAACAAGCCggtttcaagaaagaaaaatgccACAGTGCTGAATGGACCGAGCAGGTTGAAAACCGAAAGTGTTACTCAGAACCAGAATGAGGTTAACCTCATACCGAATCGGCTTTCTGATAAAGTGAACGGGATCGACAATAGAATAATGCGGAAGAAACTTCAGGTTTTACCAGGAGGTAAAAGCTCGAGCGTTACTCAGGTTAAGTTAAAGAACCAAAAGAGTAAACGAGCGAAATCAACGGCGAAACGTGTAAAGACAGGTAAGCGTGTATTAATTTACACGCCGTTGTTTACAGATAAGCCGTGGCAGGGCATCAATGATACATACGGATTCACTCATTATAGAGGGGCGCCCTGTCCAGTAACTAACTGCTCGCTTACATATAGACACCGTTTGTTTCCCCGTAGCGATGTTGTTATTTTTCACGGCCAGGACATGCCAGATACGTTCGAGTTGGAAGAACTTAACAGCCGCCGCCCTAAAGGACAAATTTGGATCTATTTTGTCCTGGAAAGTCCCTCCAATGCAAAGGATACTTACTTTTTTCGAGACATGTTTAACTGGACAATGACCTATGAGAGGAACGCAGATGTCTTCCTACCCTACGGTTCGTATGTTACCCTCAAACCAGGTGAAAAATCTTCTTACGAGCAAATTAACCCAGATAAGAAGGACCGTCTTGTGGTTTGGACAGTAAGTAATTGTGGTGGATTGCGCGACTGGTTTGTCCGAGAACTGAAGAATCACATTCGTGTTGATATTTTTGGTTCTTGCGCTGATAACGTGTATCAGCCGCATTTGCAAGACGAGGAATGTGAAAAAGACTCTCCGGAATGTGAAAATCTCCTTAAGCGCTACAAGTTTCAGTTGGCATTTGAGAATGGTAATTGCGTCGATTATGTTACTGAAAAATACTGGGGGGGACCCTTAGAACTGGGGATTGTCCCTGTGGTTTTGGGAGGTGCAAATTACTCGGAGATGGCCATTCCAGGATCATATATCAACGTTTTCGACTTCGATTCCATAAAGACGTTAGCCGACTATCTTCTTTATCTTGATAAAAACGACACTGCTTATATGGAGTATTTTGTTTGGCGGAAGCTGTACAAGGTCGACGGATACCTAACCGGGGCTACTTTTAACAAACACTATCCTTGGACGTGCGATATATGCGCAAAAGCTCAGAATCCAAAGCGTAAGAGTTACAAGAGGATAAGTGATTTCAGAGACGCTTCAACGCACTGTGGATTACACGAAGACAAATTATATGAGTTGATGAGTCCTGACGGTGACAATGACTTCAGATCCATCGAAAACCGCAATAGCGCTGCCACTGCGGATATCTCTCGGGAAGATAGTCAagaagatgatgaagaagaaaatgaagacgATGAGGAAGACAGCGCTTGGGATAAGGAGGAGAATGCAGAAGAAAATACAGATaagatgaaagaaaataaagaaggGAACGACGAAAGTAACACAGTTattaaaggaagaaaaaagtga
- the LOC140943773 gene encoding uncharacterized protein isoform X2, giving the protein MAAAARCVRTFARASVQMSKAALSANSIPKARSISSSVGRSILRDCGLLNTIARDNLCKSLARRHTRLSAAVSFVVLNPPPLVENCETDDDSLEAVCGDDDETFSCCKDTIPGL; this is encoded by the exons ATGGCGGCTGCTGCACGTTGTGTTCGAACATTTGCGAGAGCTTCGGTTCAGATGTCG AAAGCTGCTTTGTCTGCGAACAGTATACCAAAAG CGAGAAGTATATCCTCTTCTGTAGGAAGATCTATTCTTAGAGACTGTGGATT ACTCAACACAATAGCCAGAGATAATCTGTGTAAAAGTCTAGCCAGAAGACACACCAGACTGTCAGCAGCTGTCA gtttcgtggtgctTAATCCACCTCCCCTGGTAGAAAACTGCGAGACAGATGATGACAGTTTGGAGGCGGTTTGTGGAGATGATGACGAGACATTTTCGTGCTGTAAAGATACAATACCGGGGCTCTGA
- the LOC140943773 gene encoding uncharacterized protein isoform X1 — MAAAARCVRTFARASVQMSKAALSANSIPKARSISSSVGRSILRDCGLLNTIARDNLCKSLARRHTRLSAAVNQIWFTSVADIMCEEDEGNGDDEIATEVVSDEDEILRVCHTLKAM; from the exons ATGGCGGCTGCTGCACGTTGTGTTCGAACATTTGCGAGAGCTTCGGTTCAGATGTCG AAAGCTGCTTTGTCTGCGAACAGTATACCAAAAG CGAGAAGTATATCCTCTTCTGTAGGAAGATCTATTCTTAGAGACTGTGGATT ACTCAACACAATAGCCAGAGATAATCTGTGTAAAAGTCTAGCCAGAAGACACACCAGACTGTCAGCAGCTGTCA ATCAAATCTGGTTTACTTCTGTGGCCGATATAATGTGTGAAGAGGATGAGGGAAATGGGGATGATGAAATTGCAACAGAAGTTGTATCAGATGAGGATGAAATATTGAGAGTTTGTCATACTCTGAAGGCCATGTGA
- the LOC140943772 gene encoding uncharacterized protein, translating to MAATAARCIRSLSRSSTVLSSSITRHTSQRSMLASSSPLLKSFVSTESGLLKGSRNVAISSRLNMSKRFAPSFFVCNVAQACPLSIDVGCEVSDALDGNLGDDDGDTWSQSDDEPYQGDT from the exons atggcggctacAGCTGCACGTTGCATTCGTTCTCTGTCCCGTTCTTCAACTGTG TTGTCTTCAAGCATCACGAGGCATACTTCACAAA GATCTATGTTAGCCTCTTCATCCCCACTGCTGAAATCATTTGTTAGTACTGAGAGTGGATT ATTAAAAGGATCAAGAAATGTTGCAATTTCATCCAGGTTAAATATGAGCAAAAGATTTGCACCATCTTTCTTTGTCT GTAATGTAGCCCAGGCCTGTCCTCTGTCGATTGACGTGGGCTGTGAAGTGAGTGATGCTTTAGATGGTAACCTTGGAGATGATGATGGCGATACTTGGTCTCAGAGTGATGATGAACCCTATCAAGGCGACACCTAA
- the LOC140943939 gene encoding uncharacterized protein yields MAGEDDCFDEDLLFKEFEVEKAKKTVIGESEGCNEKRSSKSLKEENVRLKKALKTLISMLRVAHAPTTGSESSTPEACLPLFQAVFFDNRASIRNREKVEEFVQSLQQRNSENGDERESFGSENFPPSIFELNYELEKLTSQGDGCSTSMAVISSLQYYDQYCIDCCGLPLIDYNPNISDGWNIPKYEQVYFSVLPHDEETPRVKIKQSRACFNCGNFGHNVQDCPEPRDFARISANKREFVNKFVSPITGNLKSAKRRYHGDESVEKRFEEFKPGTISDNLKEALGLGQEDLPLYIYRMRYRGYPPGYLPKAARPSLLLYDGDGNIDDYVVEEDDVHISLIEYPGFNVPLPEGVRDNSAKMGFPPMQMHQHIDNLAAMFRHTRGLANRGTLNQTKKRKRPELDREEEDMEVEEDGGKNTSVEFGSAGVKRTKYDFGEDSTQEDNPGYSPSHPGVQCGSEEEELLKRFRKHSASGTSHHPPSGGSLTSKSKMKRKNSLEEGEVISDCEGELDDGDEEEDDFPETSLGWWLKEPLEAVSSTQPKLSPPLKPSVQLPLEALSRFYTNSTVLQKMSFEDRVMWLDPIYGNIQPVSGRYDKLRQLLGKRSVTK; encoded by the exons ATGGCGGGCGAAGACGACTGCTTCGATGAAGATCTTCTTTTCAAAGAATTTGAGGTAGAAAAGGCGAAAAAGACCGTCATAGGAGAAAGTGAGGGCTGTAATGAGAAAAGGTCATCGAAATCTTTAAAAGAAGAGAATGTACGCCTAAAGAAAGCTCTGAAAACTTTGATCAGTATGTTGAGGGTCGCTCATGCTCCAACAACGGGAAGCGAAAGTTCAACGCCGGAAGCATGTTTACCTCTGTTTCAGGCAGTCTTTTTTGATAACAGGGCATCTAtaagaaacagagaaaaagtCGAGGAGTTTGTGCAATCTCTACAGCAACGCAACTCCGAGAATGGCGACGAGAGAGAATCGTTTGGTAGCGAGAATTTTCCGCCATCTATCTTTGAACTCAATTATGAACTGGAGAAGCTTACCAGCCAAGGTGATGGTTGCAGTACGTCGATGGCTGTTATAAGTTCTCTTCAGTACTACGATCAATACTGCATAGACTGTTGTGGGCTTCCTCTGATTGACTATAATCCCAACATTAGTGACGGATGGAATATTCCAAAATATGAACAGGTTTATTTCAGTGTTTTGCCCCATGATGAAGAGACGCCGAGGGTAAAGATAAAACAAAGTAGGGCTTGTTTTAACTGTGGCAACTTTGGCCACAATGTTCAAGACTGCCCTGAACCCCGAGATTTTGCCAGAATTAGTGCAAATAAGAGAGAGTTTGTCAATAAATTTGTCTCCCCTATAACTGGTAACTTAAAATCCGCAAAAAGGAGGTACCATGGTGATGAATCAGTTGAAAAGCGCTTTGAAGAGTTTAAACCAGGAACAATAAGTGACAACCTTAAAGAAGCCCTTGGACTTGGTCAAGAAGACCTTCCTTTGTACATTTATAGAATGCGATATCGTGGTTATCCCCCGGGGTATTTACCAAAGGCAGCAAGACCAAGCTTACTTCTTTATGATGGGGATGGTAACATTGATGATTACGTTGTTGAAGAAGATGATGTTCACATTTCTCTTATTGAGTATCCTGGATTCAATGTTCCTCTTCCAGAAG GTGTAAGAGACAACTCAGCTAAGATGGGATTTCCACCGATGCAGATGCATCAGCATATTGACAACTTAGCAGCTATGTTTAGACACACAAGAGGACTTGCAAACAGGGGAACATTGAATCAaaccaagaaaagaaaaagaccagAGCTGGACCGAGAAGAAGAGGATATGGAAGTTGAGGAAGATG GTGGAAAGAATACATCAGTAGAGTTTGGATCTGCAGGTGTTAAGAGAACAAAGTATGATTTCGGTGAAGACAGCACTCAGGAAGACAACCCTGGCTACTCTCCCTCCCACCCTGGTGTTCAGTGTGGATCAGAAGAAGAGGAACTTCTGAAACGTTTCAGAAAGCACAGTGCAAGTGGCACCTCACATCACCCTCCCTCAGGAGGCAGTTTAACAAGCAAATCAAAGATGAAGAGGAAGAATAGCTTAGAAGAAGGTGAGGTGATCTCTGATTGTGAAGGTGAGCTGGATGATGGagacgaagaagaagatgatTTCCCTGAGACCAGTCTTGGCTGGTGGCTGAAGGAGCCATTAGAGGCTGTGTCCAGTACTCAGCCAAAGCTTTCACCTCCTCTTAAACCCTCGGTACAGCTTCCTCTGGAGGCGCTATCAAGATTCTACACCAACAGCACAGTGCTGCAGAAGATGAGCTTTGAGGATAGAGTTATGTGGCTGGATCCCATATATGGTAACATCCAACCGGTGTCTGGGCGATATGACAAGCTGCGTCAACTACTAGGAAAAAGGAGTGTCACCAAGTAG
- the LOC140942915 gene encoding E3 ubiquitin-protein ligase NRDP1-like, with protein sequence MGYGLNRFVTHVDQNLICSICAGVLENAVITPCGHSFCDECLHIWLSRPNTTTCPSCRSDVSDHDVIPVLALRGVVEGLAVHCDNEENGCKMVLKLDKLKAHLQLCEFGLIECGACGKSVKRHELPDHHADCEIIKDLVARHKKRTKEEPTIDGLTRQIAVLELDLNKTKRSLMESEGDVRRVKIELRELQFQLEMRMYDENSEFDPDWDPDYNYGYSPASIAQLASLVMRYLLNKPYYVDRNRIFNAVKRCYDYYRGYAGYSQDVHMLLATSYASNWFTENQRSNFDSWLRNLARERLLTSG encoded by the coding sequence ATGGGGTATGGACTTAACCGGTTTGTCACTCATGTGGATCAGAATTTGATTTGTAGTATTTGCGCGGGGGTCTTGGAAAATGCCGTCATTACGCCTTGTGGACATTCATTTTGCGATGAATGCTTGCATATCTGGCTCAGTCGACCTAACACCACGACATGTCCTTCTTGTCGATCCGACGTTTCTGATCACGATGTGATTCCGGTTTTGGCTCTCCGAGGAGTGGTAGAGGGACTTGCCGTTCACTGTGACAACGAGGAGAACGGTTGTAAAATGGTTTTAAAACTAGATAAGCTTAAAGCGCATTTACAATTGTGTGAATTTGGCCTGATCGAGTGCGGGGCCTGCGGAAAGAGCGTCAAGCGACATGAGTTACCAGACCACCACGCCGACTGCGAAATAATCAAAGATTTGGTTGCGAGACACAAGAAACGTACAAAGGAGGAACCGACCATTGATGGGCTTACAAGGCAGATCGCTGTGCTGGAGTTggatttaaacaaaacaaaaagatcaTTGATGGAATCGGAAGGGGATGTGCGACGTGTGAAAATAGAACTCAGAGAATTACAATTCCAGTTGGAGATGAGAATGTATGACGAGAACAGCGAATTTGATCCTGACTGGGACCCCGATTACAACTACGGCTACTCCCCAGCAAGCATCGCCCAACTCGCCAGCCTCGTTATGCGCTATCTACTGAACAAGCCCTACTATGTCGACCGAAATCGCATTTTTAACGCGGTTAAACGATGTTATGATTATTACCGCGGCTACGCTGGATATTCACAAGACGTCCATATGCTCTTGGCTACTAGTTACGCCAGCAACTGGTTCACCGAGAACCAAAGATCAAACTTTGATTCTTGGCTGCGAAATTTGGCGCGGGAAAGGCTATTGACATCTGGCTAG